TGGTTTTTTACCTAGCAAAAAAGCTGCTAGAATTAAAGCTATCCAGGCTATTGCACACATTGATCAAACTGCTATTTTTTATGAATCACCCAAGCGCATTTTAGCGTGTGCACATGATTTACAAAGCGTTTTGGGCGATGAACGGATTGTGTGTTTTGCCAAAGAGCTTACCAAATCTTTTGAAACCATTAAAACTGACACCTTACCCGGTTTGATTAATTATCTAGAACTAGACCAAGCGCACCAAAAAGGCGAATTTGTGGTTTTAATTTCTAGTATCGATAAAAATAACAAAGTTATTGGTGAGGAACAATTAGACAAAATACTGCCTATTTTACTGATGGAAATGGGCGCTTCAAAAGCCGCCAAGCTGGCTGCAAAGATTACCGGTATTGACAAAAAGTATTGCTATCAGCGCGCTATTGACTTATAAGGGATTAATATGGATTTTTACACACGACACATTTTTTTTTGTAATAATATTCGTGAAGACGCTAAATCTAGTTGCTCGCAACTTGGCGCTAAGCAGATGTATAACTACGCTAAAGCCAAGTGCCGGAATGAGGGTGTAATTGGAGAGGGGAAAATAGGCGTTAGCGAATCACGCTGTTTAGGCAGGTGTGAGCATGGGCCGGTGGCGGTTGTATATCCGGATAATGTTTGGTATCAATATATTGACGAAGAGGATATTGACGAAATCATTGATAAGCATCTCATCGCTGGAAAACCTGTTAAACGCTTACAGATTGACTAATTTTTGATATAAATTTTGCACTTTTTGCTTTAATTCGAAAATTTCCGAATTATTTTCAATCACATCAATGGGTAGCTGATCTGCTAGTTTTAGCCTATTTTCTGCACTTGTTTGTGCAGAAATAAGCGATTTTGCAGTATTTTTA
This genomic interval from Candidatus Thioglobus sp. contains the following:
- a CDS encoding (2Fe-2S) ferredoxin domain-containing protein translates to MDFYTRHIFFCNNIREDAKSSCSQLGAKQMYNYAKAKCRNEGVIGEGKIGVSESRCLGRCEHGPVAVVYPDNVWYQYIDEEDIDEIIDKHLIAGKPVKRLQID
- the rsmI gene encoding 16S rRNA (cytidine(1402)-2'-O)-methyltransferase, yielding MIGTLYIVATPIGNLDDITFRAIETLKNADVILAEDTRHSKRLLNHYDIKTDLRAFHEHNETQKSQLVINELLEGKNMTLISDAGTPLISDPGYILVREAKKAGVMVSPIPGASAMISAMSVAGIASDQFGFFGFLPSKKAARIKAIQAIAHIDQTAIFYESPKRILACAHDLQSVLGDERIVCFAKELTKSFETIKTDTLPGLINYLELDQAHQKGEFVVLISSIDKNNKVIGEEQLDKILPILLMEMGASKAAKLAAKITGIDKKYCYQRAIDL